In Serratia sp. FDAARGOS_506, a genomic segment contains:
- a CDS encoding HAAAP family serine/threonine permease: MSTISPDSGTLTAAQPAKWNKTDTVWMFGLYATAVGAGTLFLPINAGLNGPLVLLLMALFAFPLTYLPHRALSRFVLSGSSRDGNIHDVVVEHFGVLAGKIIMMLYLLAFFPIVLVYSISITNALDSFLIHQFHVAPLPRIWLSLAVVVVLNLVLLRGKDSIVAAMGMLVFPLLVFLMGISLYLMPSWNTANFVHGLAATRFDTPGLWHSLWLAVPVMVFSFSHAPIISSFASTQKSLYGDKAERRCARIMRYSYVLICVTVLFFVFSCVLSLSHEDMQQAKDQNITVLTTLANKFSNPLIAYLGPVMAMLAMAKSYLGTSLGVTEGATSLIDGVTRAVGKPLSSRMTHRISAVSLFLLTWAATVWNPSALHIIETISGPLIAAILFILPMYAVRAVPAMRKYRAASNVFVLVMGLIALSALIYGLV, translated from the coding sequence ATGAGTACGATTTCTCCCGATTCAGGCACGCTGACGGCCGCTCAGCCCGCCAAATGGAACAAAACCGACACCGTCTGGATGTTCGGTCTCTATGCCACCGCGGTAGGTGCCGGCACGCTGTTCTTGCCGATCAACGCCGGTTTGAACGGCCCTTTGGTGCTGTTGTTGATGGCGCTGTTCGCTTTCCCGCTGACCTATTTACCGCACCGCGCGCTCAGCCGCTTCGTGCTGTCCGGCTCCAGCCGCGACGGCAATATTCACGATGTGGTGGTGGAACACTTCGGCGTGCTGGCCGGCAAAATCATCATGATGCTCTATCTGCTGGCGTTCTTCCCGATCGTGCTGGTGTACAGCATTTCGATCACCAACGCGCTGGACAGCTTCCTGATCCATCAGTTCCACGTGGCGCCGCTGCCGCGTATCTGGCTGAGTCTGGCAGTGGTGGTGGTGCTCAATCTGGTGCTGCTGCGCGGCAAAGACAGCATCGTGGCGGCGATGGGCATGCTGGTGTTCCCGCTGCTGGTGTTCCTGATGGGCATTTCGCTGTACCTGATGCCGAGCTGGAATACCGCCAACTTCGTGCATGGCCTGGCCGCTACCCGCTTCGACACGCCGGGGCTGTGGCATTCGCTGTGGCTGGCGGTGCCGGTAATGGTGTTCTCCTTCAGCCATGCGCCGATCATCTCTTCCTTCGCCTCGACCCAGAAGAGCCTTTATGGCGATAAGGCGGAACGCCGCTGCGCGCGCATCATGCGCTACAGCTATGTGCTGATCTGCGTCACCGTGCTGTTCTTCGTGTTCAGCTGCGTGCTGAGCCTGTCCCATGAAGACATGCAGCAGGCGAAAGATCAGAACATCACGGTGCTGACCACGCTGGCCAACAAGTTTTCCAACCCGCTCATCGCTTACCTCGGCCCGGTGATGGCGATGCTGGCAATGGCCAAATCCTATCTCGGCACTTCGCTGGGGGTGACGGAAGGGGCGACCAGCCTGATCGACGGCGTCACGCGCGCGGTCGGCAAGCCGCTCAGCTCGCGTATGACGCATCGCATCTCGGCGGTGTCGCTGTTTCTGCTTACCTGGGCAGCGACGGTGTGGAACCCCAGCGCGCTGCACATCATCGAAACCATCAGCGGCCCGCTGATTGCCGCCATCCTGTTCATCCTGCCGATGTACGCGGTGCGCGCGGTGCCGGCAATGCGTAAATACCGCGCGGCGAGCAACGTATTCGTGCTGGTGATGGGCCTGATCGCGCTGTCGGCGTTGATCTACGGTCTGGTGTGA
- a CDS encoding ABC transporter substrate-binding protein, with translation MHRRITLSALVCAAALSAPAMATTYPLTLTDTSGQTLTLQQEPKRIVVQDGRDILTLALLDRANPFGRLVAWNNLLKKSDAATWDILQSKWPAAKNIIDMGFSDKGEVNLESVIAKRPDLMIAQLRSKPSLSQTGVLDKLKALNVPVLFIDTMLKPVENTPKSVTLLGETLNRESEAKQYTDYYQQHYQAILAKTQAVEPKPLVFFEAKAGLNGLESCCYTHSHVGWGALVEAVGARNIGSALLPGATGDVSLEKVISMKPDAYIVSGSQWASKTNAAVPFGYGVTQRQVDEAFNRMKQRPGFAQVSAVKEGRFYGIYHNFYNHPYNIVGLEYLAKFIYPAQFPDLDPAKTYSEILSRFTEVPEGKGILGAQAPAGK, from the coding sequence GTGCACCGTCGAATCACTCTGTCGGCGCTGGTTTGCGCTGCTGCGCTTTCCGCCCCGGCGATGGCCACCACCTATCCGCTGACCCTGACCGACACCTCCGGCCAGACGCTCACCCTCCAGCAAGAGCCGAAACGCATCGTGGTGCAGGATGGACGCGACATTCTCACGCTGGCGCTGCTGGATCGCGCCAACCCGTTCGGTCGGCTGGTGGCCTGGAACAACCTGCTGAAGAAAAGCGACGCGGCGACCTGGGACATCTTGCAAAGCAAATGGCCGGCGGCGAAAAACATCATCGACATGGGGTTCAGCGACAAGGGTGAAGTCAATCTGGAGAGCGTGATCGCCAAGCGCCCCGATCTGATGATCGCCCAGTTGCGCTCCAAACCTTCGCTGAGCCAAACCGGCGTGCTGGATAAGCTCAAGGCGTTGAACGTGCCGGTGCTGTTTATCGACACCATGCTTAAGCCGGTGGAAAACACGCCGAAAAGCGTGACGCTGCTGGGGGAAACCCTCAACCGCGAAAGCGAGGCCAAGCAATATACCGACTATTATCAGCAGCACTATCAGGCCATTCTGGCCAAGACGCAGGCGGTGGAACCCAAACCGCTGGTGTTCTTTGAAGCCAAGGCCGGTTTGAACGGGCTGGAATCCTGTTGCTATACCCACTCCCACGTCGGCTGGGGTGCGCTGGTGGAAGCGGTCGGCGCGCGCAATATCGGCTCTGCGCTGCTGCCGGGCGCGACCGGCGATGTGTCGCTGGAAAAAGTGATCAGCATGAAGCCGGATGCCTACATCGTTTCCGGCTCGCAGTGGGCCAGCAAGACCAACGCCGCGGTGCCGTTCGGCTATGGCGTGACGCAACGGCAGGTGGATGAAGCTTTCAACCGCATGAAACAGCGCCCGGGGTTCGCTCAGGTGTCTGCGGTGAAGGAAGGGCGGTTCTACGGCATCTACCATAACTTCTACAACCACCCGTACAACATCGTCGGTCTGGAGTATCTGGCGAAGTTTATCTATCCGGCGCAGTTCCCGGATCTGGATCCGGCCAAGACCTACAGCGAGATCCTCAGCCGCTTTACCGAAGTGCCGGAAGGCAAGGGCATTTTGGGCGCGCAGGCGCCGGCGGGGAAATAA
- a CDS encoding MarC family NAAT transporter, producing the protein MTGILQLFQAIGLGLVLLLPLANPLTTVALLLGLSGNMTREERNQQSLMASVYVFCIMTVAFYAGQVVMNTFGISIPGLRIAGGLIVAFIGFRMLFPQQSPEEAPEVESKSHELRHKTSANIAFVPLAMPSTAGPGTIAMIISSASSVKANTLGFEPWVLAVAPVAIFLTVAVILWGCLLSSGAIMRLVGKSGIEAISRLMGFLLVCMGVQFIINGVLEIISTYTPAA; encoded by the coding sequence ATGACGGGTATTTTGCAGTTATTCCAGGCCATCGGACTGGGTTTGGTGCTGCTGTTGCCGCTGGCCAACCCGCTGACCACGGTGGCGTTGTTGCTCGGGTTGTCCGGCAATATGACGCGCGAAGAGCGCAATCAGCAGTCGCTGATGGCCTCGGTTTATGTGTTCTGCATCATGACGGTGGCGTTTTACGCCGGGCAGGTGGTGATGAACACCTTCGGCATTTCGATCCCCGGCCTGCGCATCGCCGGCGGCCTGATCGTCGCCTTCATCGGTTTTCGCATGTTGTTCCCCCAGCAGAGCCCTGAAGAGGCACCGGAGGTGGAGAGCAAGTCGCACGAGCTGCGCCATAAGACGTCGGCCAACATCGCCTTCGTACCTTTGGCCATGCCGAGCACCGCCGGGCCGGGTACCATCGCGATGATCATCAGCTCGGCGTCGAGCGTCAAAGCGAACACGTTGGGTTTTGAACCCTGGGTGCTGGCCGTGGCGCCGGTCGCCATCTTCCTGACGGTCGCCGTGATCCTATGGGGCTGTCTGCTCAGTTCCGGCGCCATCATGCGCTTGGTGGGGAAAAGCGGCATCGAGGCGATCTCGCGCCTGATGGGCTTCCTGCTGGTGTGCATGGGAGTACAGTTCATCATCAACGGCGTGCTGGAGATTATCTCCACCTATACGCCGGCCGCCTGA
- the thrS gene encoding threonine--tRNA ligase, with protein sequence MPVITLPDGSQRHFDHPVSPMDVARDIGPGLAKACIAGRVNGELVDAGDLIESDAQLAIITIKDEDGLEIMRHSCAHLLGHAIKQLWPDTKMAIGPVIDNGFYYDVDIDRTLTQEDLDLLEKRMHELADKDYDVIKKKVSWQEARDTFAERGEIYKVAILDENISHDDRPGLYHHEEYVDMCRGPHVPNMRFCHHFKLQKTSGAYWRGDSKNKMLQRIYGTAWADKKQLNAYLQRLEEAAKRDHRKIGKQLDLYHMQEEAPGMVFWHNDGWTIFRELEAFVRMKLKEYQYQEVKGPFMMDRVLWEKTGHWENYKDAMFTTASENREYCIKPMNCPGHVQIFNQGLKSYRDLPLRMGEFGSCHRNEPSGSLHGLMRVRGFTQDDAHIFCTEEQVRAEVNECIRMVYDVYGTFGFDKIAVKLSTRPEKRIGTDDMWTRAEEDLAAALTENGIPFEYQPGEGAFYGPKIEFTLHDCLDRAWQCGTVQLDFFLPGRLGASYVGENNDRVVPVMIHRAILGSMERFIGILTEEYAGFYPTWIAPVQVVVMNITDSQSDYVQQLTKKLQDAGIRVKADLRNEKIGFKIREHTLRRVPYMLVCGDKEVEAGKVAVRTRRGKDLGSLDVNEVVDKLLKEIRSRSLHQLEE encoded by the coding sequence ATGCCTGTTATTACTCTTCCTGACGGTAGTCAGCGTCATTTCGACCACCCCGTTTCCCCGATGGATGTCGCGCGCGATATCGGCCCTGGCTTGGCGAAAGCCTGTATCGCCGGCCGCGTCAACGGCGAGCTGGTTGATGCCGGCGATCTGATCGAATCAGATGCGCAGCTGGCCATCATCACCATCAAAGATGAAGACGGTCTGGAAATCATGCGCCACTCCTGCGCGCACCTGCTGGGTCATGCGATCAAGCAGCTGTGGCCGGATACCAAAATGGCGATCGGTCCGGTGATCGACAACGGTTTCTATTATGACGTGGATATCGACCGCACTCTGACGCAGGAAGACCTGGATCTGCTGGAAAAGCGGATGCACGAGTTGGCCGATAAGGATTACGACGTCATCAAGAAGAAAGTCAGCTGGCAAGAAGCCCGCGACACCTTCGCTGAGCGCGGCGAAATCTACAAAGTGGCGATCCTGGATGAGAACATCAGCCATGACGATCGTCCTGGCCTGTATCACCACGAAGAATACGTCGACATGTGCCGCGGTCCGCACGTGCCGAACATGCGTTTCTGCCATCATTTCAAACTGCAGAAAACTTCCGGCGCTTACTGGCGCGGCGACAGCAAGAACAAAATGCTGCAGCGTATCTACGGTACCGCCTGGGCAGACAAGAAGCAGCTGAACGCCTACCTGCAGCGCCTGGAAGAAGCGGCCAAGCGCGATCACCGCAAAATCGGCAAACAGCTCGACCTGTATCATATGCAGGAAGAAGCGCCGGGCATGGTGTTCTGGCACAACGACGGTTGGACTATCTTCCGCGAGCTGGAAGCCTTCGTGCGCATGAAGCTCAAAGAGTACCAGTACCAGGAAGTGAAGGGTCCGTTCATGATGGATCGCGTGCTGTGGGAAAAAACCGGCCACTGGGAAAACTACAAAGACGCCATGTTCACCACCGCGTCGGAAAACCGCGAATACTGCATCAAGCCGATGAACTGCCCGGGTCACGTGCAGATCTTCAATCAGGGCCTGAAGTCGTACCGCGATTTGCCGCTGCGCATGGGTGAGTTCGGCAGCTGTCACCGCAACGAGCCATCGGGTTCCCTGCACGGCCTGATGCGCGTGCGTGGCTTCACTCAGGATGACGCCCACATCTTCTGTACTGAAGAGCAGGTGCGTGCCGAAGTGAACGAATGTATCCGCATGGTCTATGACGTGTACGGCACTTTCGGCTTCGACAAGATCGCCGTTAAGCTGTCCACTCGTCCGGAAAAACGCATCGGCACCGACGACATGTGGACCCGAGCGGAAGAAGACCTGGCCGCTGCGCTGACCGAGAACGGCATTCCGTTTGAATATCAGCCGGGTGAGGGTGCCTTCTACGGACCGAAAATTGAATTTACCCTGCATGATTGTTTGGATCGTGCATGGCAATGTGGTACCGTGCAGCTCGATTTCTTCTTGCCGGGCCGTTTAGGCGCCTCGTATGTTGGCGAAAACAACGATCGCGTCGTGCCGGTAATGATTCACCGCGCCATTTTGGGCTCCATGGAACGCTTCATCGGTATCCTTACCGAAGAATACGCCGGGTTCTACCCGACCTGGATCGCTCCGGTGCAGGTGGTGGTGATGAATATCACCGACAGCCAGTCTGATTACGTCCAGCAATTGACCAAAAAACTGCAGGATGCAGGTATTCGCGTGAAAGCGGACTTGAGAAATGAGAAGATTGGCTTTAAAATTCGCGAACATACTTTACGTCGAGTCCCTTACATGTTGGTGTGCGGCGACAAAGAGGTCGAAGCAGGCAAAGTTGCCGTTCGTACCCGCCGTGGCAAAGACTTGGGAAGCCTGGACGTAAACGAAGTCGTAGACAAGCTGCTGAAAGAGATTCGCAGCCGTAGTCTTCATCAACTGGAGGAATAA
- the infC gene encoding translation initiation factor IF-3 has protein sequence MKGGKRVQPARPNRINREIRAQEVRLTGVDGEQIGIVSLNEALEKAEEAGVDLVEISPNAEPPVCRIMDYGKFLYEKSKSTKEQKKKQKVIQVKEIKFRPGTDDGDYQVKLRNLIRFLEDGDKAKITLRFRGREMAHQQIGMEVLNRVRKDLCEDMDLAVVESFPTKIEGRQMIMVLAPKKKQ, from the coding sequence ATTAAAGGCGGAAAACGAGTTCAACCGGCGCGTCCTAATCGCATTAACAGAGAAATTCGCGCGCAAGAAGTTCGCCTAACCGGCGTCGATGGCGAGCAGATTGGTATTGTCAGTCTGAATGAAGCTCTTGAAAAAGCTGAGGAAGCGGGCGTTGATTTAGTAGAAATCAGCCCAAATGCCGAACCGCCAGTTTGCCGAATCATGGATTACGGCAAATTCCTCTACGAGAAGAGCAAGTCGACGAAAGAACAGAAGAAGAAGCAAAAAGTTATTCAGGTCAAGGAAATCAAATTCCGTCCTGGCACCGATGATGGCGACTATCAGGTCAAACTACGCAACCTGATTCGCTTTCTGGAAGATGGCGATAAAGCCAAAATCACCCTGCGTTTCCGTGGGCGTGAGATGGCGCACCAGCAGATCGGTATGGAAGTGCTTAACCGCGTCCGTAAAGACCTGTGTGAAGATATGGATCTGGCAGTGGTCGAATCCTTCCCTACGAAGATCGAAGGCCGCCAGATGATTATGGTGCTCGCTCCTAAGAAGAAACAGTAA
- the rpmI gene encoding 50S ribosomal protein L35, whose product MPKIKTVRGAAKRFKKTGSGGFKRKHANLRHILTKKATKRKRHLRPKGMVSKNDLVLVTACLPYA is encoded by the coding sequence ATGCCAAAGATTAAAACTGTACGTGGTGCAGCCAAGCGCTTCAAAAAAACCGGCAGCGGTGGTTTTAAGCGTAAACATGCCAACCTGCGTCATATTCTGACCAAAAAAGCAACCAAGCGTAAACGTCACCTGCGTCCGAAAGGCATGGTGTCTAAAAACGATCTGGTCCTGGTTACCGCGTGCCTGCCGTACGCATAA
- the rplT gene encoding 50S ribosomal protein L20, which produces MARVKRGVIARARHKKIMKQAKGYYGARSRVYRVAFQAVIKAGQYAYRDRRQRKRQFRQLWIARINAAARQNGLSYSKFINGLKKASIEIDRKILADIAVFDKVAFGALVEKAKAALA; this is translated from the coding sequence ATGGCTCGCGTAAAACGTGGTGTAATTGCACGCGCACGTCACAAGAAAATCATGAAGCAGGCGAAAGGTTACTACGGTGCCCGTTCGCGCGTATATCGTGTTGCCTTCCAGGCAGTAATCAAAGCAGGTCAGTATGCTTACCGTGACCGTCGTCAACGTAAGCGTCAGTTCCGTCAGCTGTGGATTGCACGTATCAACGCAGCTGCTCGTCAGAACGGTCTGTCTTACAGCAAGTTCATCAACGGCTTGAAAAAAGCGTCGATCGAAATTGACCGTAAGATCCTGGCTGACATCGCAGTCTTCGACAAAGTGGCCTTCGGCGCACTGGTTGAGAAAGCGAAAGCAGCTCTGGCGTAA
- the pheM gene encoding pheST operon leader peptide PheM, translated as MHAAIFRFFFYFSA; from the coding sequence ATGCACGCAGCTATTTTTCGTTTCTTTTTTTACTTTAGCGCCTGA
- the pheS gene encoding phenylalanine--tRNA ligase subunit alpha, with amino-acid sequence MPHLAELVANAKAAVEDAQDVAALDLVRVEYFGKKGHFTLQMQSLRDVPAEDRPAAGAVINQAKQEVQDALNARKNALESAALNARLAAETIDVSLPGRRMENGGLHPVTRTIDRIETFFGELGFSVATGPEIEDDYHNFDALNIPGHHPARADHDTFWFDATRLLRTQTSGVQIRTMKNQQPPIRIIAPGRVYRNDYDQTHTPMFHQMEGLIVDKDISFTNLKGTLHDFLNNFFEEDLQVRFRPSYFPFTEPSAEVDVMGKNGKWLEVLGCGMVHPNVLRNVGIDPEVYSGFAFGMGMERLTMLRYGVTDLRAFFENDLRFLKQFK; translated from the coding sequence ATGCCACATCTCGCAGAGCTGGTTGCCAATGCCAAGGCAGCCGTAGAAGATGCCCAGGATGTTGCCGCGTTAGATTTGGTGCGCGTCGAATATTTTGGCAAGAAAGGTCATTTCACCTTGCAGATGCAGTCTCTGCGCGACGTACCGGCGGAAGATCGTCCGGCGGCCGGCGCGGTGATCAACCAGGCCAAACAAGAGGTGCAAGACGCCCTGAACGCGCGTAAGAACGCGCTGGAAAGCGCCGCGCTGAACGCGCGCCTGGCGGCTGAAACCATCGACGTATCCCTGCCGGGCCGTCGCATGGAGAACGGCGGTCTGCATCCGGTGACCCGCACCATCGACCGTATCGAAACCTTCTTCGGCGAGCTGGGCTTCTCCGTTGCCACCGGCCCGGAGATTGAAGACGATTACCATAACTTCGACGCGCTGAACATTCCAGGGCACCACCCGGCGCGCGCCGACCACGATACCTTCTGGTTCGACGCCACGCGCCTGCTGCGCACCCAAACTTCCGGTGTGCAGATCCGCACCATGAAGAACCAGCAACCGCCGATCCGCATCATTGCGCCGGGCCGCGTTTATCGTAACGATTACGATCAGACGCATACCCCGATGTTCCACCAGATGGAAGGGCTGATCGTCGATAAAGATATCAGCTTCACCAACCTGAAGGGCACGCTGCACGATTTCCTGAACAACTTCTTTGAAGAAGACCTGCAGGTTCGTTTCCGTCCGTCCTACTTCCCGTTCACCGAGCCGTCCGCTGAAGTGGACGTCATGGGCAAGAACGGCAAATGGCTGGAAGTGCTGGGCTGCGGCATGGTGCATCCGAACGTACTGCGCAACGTAGGCATCGATCCGGAAGTTTACTCCGGCTTCGCCTTCGGCATGGGCATGGAGCGCCTGACGATGCTGCGTTACGGCGTCACCGACCTGCGCGCATTCTTCGAAAACGATCTGCGTTTCCTCAAACAGTTTAAGTAA
- the pheT gene encoding phenylalanine--tRNA ligase subunit beta — MKFSELWLREWVNPAISSEALSDQITMAGLEVDGVDPVAGAFNGVVVGEVVECGQHPNADKLRVTKVNVGGDRLLDIVCGAPNCRTGLKVAVATVGAVLPGDFKIKAAKLRGEPSEGMLCSFSELGISDDHDGIIELPLDAPIGTDIRDYLKLNDNTIEISVTPNRADCLGIIGVARDVGVLNQVALTEPDMSPVAATIDATLPIRVDAPQACPRYLGRVVKGIDVKAPTPLWMREKLRRCGIRSIDAVVDVTNYVLLELGQPMHAFDLSRIDGGIVVRMAEEGETLTLLDGNEAKLNADTLVIADHQKALAMGGIFGGEHSGVNGETQDVLLECAFFSPLSITGRARRHGLHTDASHRYERGVDPALQYKAMERATRLLLDICGGQAGPVIDVTHENELPKRATITLRREKLDRLIGHVVPSEQVSDILRRLGCQVTEQGDSWQAVAPSWRFDMEIEEDLVEEVARVYGYNNIPDVPVRADLVMTQHREADLTLKRVKTMLVDHGYQEAITYSFVDPKVQALLHPNEEALILPSPISVEMSAMRLSLWTGLLSAVVYNQNRQQTRLRLFESGLRFVPDSAADLGIRQDVMLAGVIAGHTHDEHWDLARKPVDFYDLKGDLESVLELTGKLSEIQFRAEANPALHPGQSAAIYLHGERVGFIGVVHPELERKLDLNGRTVVFELEWNKLASRAVPQAREISRFPANRRDIAVVVAENVPAEDILAECKKVGANQVVGVNLFDVYRGKGVAEGDKSLAISLVLQDTARTLEEEEIAATVAKCVEALKQRFQASLRD; from the coding sequence ATGAAATTCAGTGAACTCTGGTTGCGCGAGTGGGTAAACCCGGCCATCAGCAGCGAAGCATTATCCGATCAAATCACCATGGCCGGCCTGGAAGTGGACGGCGTGGATCCGGTTGCCGGCGCTTTTAACGGCGTTGTCGTGGGCGAAGTGGTCGAGTGCGGCCAGCACCCGAACGCCGACAAACTGCGCGTCACCAAGGTTAACGTAGGCGGCGATCGTTTGCTCGACATCGTCTGCGGCGCGCCGAACTGCCGAACCGGCCTGAAAGTGGCGGTCGCCACCGTGGGTGCGGTGCTGCCGGGCGATTTCAAAATCAAGGCCGCCAAGCTGCGCGGCGAGCCTTCGGAAGGCATGCTGTGCTCGTTCTCCGAACTGGGCATTTCCGACGATCATGATGGCATCATTGAACTGCCGCTGGATGCGCCGATCGGTACCGACATTCGTGACTATCTGAAACTGAACGACAACACCATCGAGATCAGCGTCACGCCGAACCGCGCCGACTGCCTGGGCATCATCGGCGTCGCACGCGACGTGGGCGTATTGAACCAGGTTGCGCTGACCGAGCCGGACATGAGCCCGGTTGCCGCCACCATCGACGCCACGCTGCCGATCCGCGTTGACGCGCCACAGGCGTGCCCACGCTATTTGGGCCGCGTAGTGAAAGGCATCGACGTCAAGGCGCCAACCCCGCTGTGGATGCGTGAAAAACTGCGTCGCTGCGGTATCCGTTCTATCGATGCCGTGGTAGACGTCACCAACTATGTTCTGCTGGAGCTTGGCCAGCCGATGCACGCCTTCGATCTGAGCCGTATCGACGGCGGCATCGTGGTGCGCATGGCGGAAGAAGGGGAAACCTTGACGCTGCTGGACGGCAACGAAGCCAAACTGAACGCCGACACCTTAGTGATCGCCGATCATCAGAAAGCATTGGCGATGGGCGGCATCTTCGGCGGCGAGCATTCCGGTGTCAACGGGGAAACTCAGGACGTGCTGCTGGAGTGCGCCTTCTTCAGCCCGCTGTCGATCACCGGCCGCGCGCGCCGTCACGGCTTGCACACCGATGCTTCTCACCGCTATGAGCGCGGCGTCGATCCGGCGCTGCAGTACAAAGCGATGGAGCGCGCCACGCGCCTGCTGCTCGACATCTGCGGCGGCCAGGCCGGCCCGGTTATCGACGTGACCCATGAAAACGAACTGCCGAAGCGCGCCACCATCACGCTGCGCCGCGAGAAGCTGGATCGCCTGATCGGCCACGTGGTGCCGAGCGAGCAGGTCAGCGATATTCTGCGCCGCCTGGGCTGCCAGGTGACCGAGCAGGGCGACAGCTGGCAAGCGGTCGCGCCGAGCTGGCGTTTCGATATGGAGATCGAAGAGGATCTGGTGGAAGAAGTGGCGCGCGTTTACGGCTACAACAACATCCCGGATGTGCCGGTTCGTGCCGATCTGGTGATGACCCAGCATCGTGAAGCCGATCTGACACTGAAGCGCGTGAAGACCATGCTGGTCGATCACGGCTACCAGGAAGCGATCACCTACAGCTTCGTCGATCCGAAAGTGCAGGCGTTGCTGCATCCGAATGAAGAAGCGCTGATCCTGCCGAGCCCGATTTCGGTCGAAATGTCGGCGATGCGTCTGTCGTTGTGGACCGGCTTGCTGTCTGCGGTGGTGTATAACCAGAACCGCCAGCAGACGCGTCTGCGCCTGTTCGAAAGTGGCCTGCGCTTTGTGCCTGATAGTGCGGCAGATCTGGGTATCCGTCAGGACGTCATGCTGGCAGGCGTGATCGCCGGCCATACGCACGATGAGCATTGGGATCTGGCGCGCAAGCCCGTCGACTTCTATGATTTAAAAGGGGATCTGGAGTCTGTCCTCGAGCTGACCGGTAAATTATCCGAAATTCAGTTCCGGGCGGAAGCCAATCCGGCCCTGCATCCAGGGCAAAGTGCGGCGATTTATTTACACGGCGAACGCGTAGGTTTCATCGGTGTGGTTCACCCGGAACTTGAACGTAAACTGGATCTTAACGGCCGCACAGTAGTGTTTGAACTGGAGTGGAACAAGCTTGCGAGCCGCGCCGTGCCTCAGGCGCGGGAGATTTCGCGCTTCCCGGCAAACCGCCGTGATATCGCCGTTGTGGTGGCTGAAAACGTCCCCGCAGAAGATATTTTGGCCGAGTGTAAGAAAGTTGGCGCAAATCAGGTAGTTGGCGTAAACTTGTTTGACGTGTACCGTGGCAAGGGCGTGGCAGAAGGTGACAAGAGCCTGGCTATCAGTCTGGTATTGCAGGATACCGCTCGTACACTGGAAGAAGAGGAGATAGCCGCTACCGTTGCAAAATGCGTAGAGGCTCTAAAACAGCGATTCCAAGCATCCTTGAGGGATTGA
- the ihfA gene encoding integration host factor subunit alpha has protein sequence MALTKAEMSEHLFEKLGLSKRDAKDLVELFFEEVRRALENGEQVKLSGFGNFDLRDKNQRPGRNPKTGEDIPITARRVVTFRPGQKLKSRVENASPKG, from the coding sequence ATGGCGCTTACTAAAGCTGAAATGTCAGAACACCTGTTTGAGAAGCTTGGGCTTAGCAAACGGGACGCCAAAGACCTGGTGGAACTGTTCTTTGAAGAGGTCCGTCGGGCCCTTGAGAATGGCGAACAGGTAAAACTGTCGGGTTTTGGCAACTTTGATCTGCGTGACAAGAACCAACGTCCGGGGCGTAACCCGAAGACCGGCGAAGACATTCCGATTACGGCGCGCCGCGTGGTGACTTTCCGTCCGGGGCAGAAGTTGAAAAGCCGGGTAGAAAACGCCAGCCCGAAAGGGTGA
- a CDS encoding DUF2502 domain-containing protein, whose product MKKILLLVCFPLLLPLVAQADVSVDINVPGVSLHLGDQDRRGYYWDGYDWRPPQWWHAHQGRGLGERNARGMYWDGGRWQPSPPRGYEHRESERSGNPFHGDRDNRDRRHDDRGDHDRRDDGRGQPYPPGNAGPHR is encoded by the coding sequence ATGAAAAAGATCCTGTTGCTGGTGTGTTTCCCGCTGTTGCTGCCGCTGGTGGCGCAGGCCGATGTGTCCGTCGATATCAACGTGCCGGGCGTTTCTCTGCATCTGGGGGATCAGGACCGTCGCGGCTACTACTGGGATGGTTACGACTGGCGTCCACCGCAGTGGTGGCATGCGCACCAGGGCCGCGGCCTGGGTGAGCGCAATGCGCGCGGCATGTACTGGGACGGCGGCCGCTGGCAACCTTCGCCGCCGCGTGGCTATGAACATCGCGAGTCGGAACGCAGCGGCAATCCGTTCCACGGCGATCGCGATAATCGCGACCGTCGTCATGACGATCGGGGTGACCATGATCGCCGCGATGACGGCCGCGGCCAGCCTTATCCACCGGGCAACGCCGGCCCACATCGTTAA